One part of the Corynebacterium aurimucosum ATCC 700975 genome encodes these proteins:
- a CDS encoding collagen-like triple helix repeat-containing protein, with the protein MKYTRVRRAVSAVVIDSWDEDRDPEHIKVNGRVTFTPLLKDGDVVQWAGPNGPESLVLAPIECRISDGIIMHRGGEGVYLAAGGKGCEPSLIQWKATFSNMQAGGWSFKLKPVMFDAVPDGEVDLTMVAPVAGASEPIVRGPAGTGIDNIKVDGAELVITARSEAGVFEMARIPLEDVVKAEAAAAAKSATDNVRTEFNASVTNAANSAKSAAASAKTATTKASEATTQAANAANSASAAKDSAAKASASASAATASANNASTSETKAAGSASGAKASASSAASSASKAATSETNAASSATSAKQDADRAANIANSTSWNGDKLTVNGQTSPSLTGPKGPRGPTGNAGPKGEPGEVTMADFRPVRDAVEVRPNGWIIKSASDLAATEKKARPGDLIHVVETRETWEVY; encoded by the coding sequence ATGAAATACACCCGTGTACGCCGCGCTGTCAGTGCCGTCGTGATTGACAGTTGGGATGAAGACCGCGACCCAGAACACATTAAGGTCAACGGGCGCGTCACCTTCACCCCACTGTTGAAGGACGGTGATGTGGTGCAGTGGGCTGGACCTAATGGCCCCGAATCCTTGGTGCTTGCCCCCATTGAGTGCCGTATTAGTGACGGTATCATCATGCACCGAGGTGGGGAGGGTGTGTACCTCGCTGCTGGTGGTAAAGGCTGCGAACCATCCCTTATTCAGTGGAAGGCCACATTCAGCAATATGCAGGCGGGTGGCTGGTCTTTCAAGCTGAAGCCAGTCATGTTTGATGCTGTGCCGGATGGGGAAGTAGACCTCACAATGGTCGCCCCCGTAGCTGGCGCATCCGAACCCATTGTGCGTGGCCCCGCTGGTACCGGTATCGACAACATCAAGGTTGATGGGGCGGAACTAGTCATCACCGCACGTTCTGAAGCCGGTGTGTTTGAGATGGCCCGCATCCCGCTAGAAGATGTGGTGAAGGCTGAGGCTGCTGCAGCTGCTAAGAGCGCCACTGACAATGTGCGCACCGAATTCAACGCCTCTGTAACCAACGCCGCCAACAGTGCTAAGTCTGCTGCTGCTAGTGCAAAAACCGCAACCACCAAAGCCAGCGAAGCAACAACCCAAGCAGCCAACGCCGCCAACAGCGCCAGCGCCGCGAAGGACTCTGCTGCCAAAGCCAGCGCCAGCGCCAGTGCTGCTACAGCAAGCGCAAACAATGCGTCTACATCCGAAACCAAAGCAGCAGGAAGCGCCAGCGGCGCGAAAGCATCCGCATCATCCGCAGCGTCTAGCGCCTCCAAAGCCGCAACCTCAGAAACAAACGCGGCAAGCAGTGCCACCAGCGCTAAGCAGGATGCTGACCGTGCCGCAAACATCGCCAACAGCACCAGCTGGAACGGCGACAAACTCACCGTAAACGGCCAAACCAGCCCCTCCCTCACCGGCCCCAAAGGCCCAAGAGGCCCAACCGGAAACGCCGGCCCCAAAGGCGAACCCGGCGAGGTCACAATGGCGGACTTTCGCCCGGTGCGTGATGCGGTGGAGGTGCGCCCGAACGGGTGGATCATCAAGTCCGCATCTGATTTAGCAGCGACGGAGAAGAAAGCCCGACCCGGCGACTTAATCCACGTTGTTGAGACTCGTGAAACATGGGAGGTCTACTAA
- a CDS encoding peptidoglycan DD-metalloendopeptidase family protein produces the protein MVTHPMKQGTYRVSSGYGSRWGTFHAGLDFAAPIGTPIYAAADGVVVQGKERYNVAGFGSWIWLDCQQSVGKDFIYGHVKHDGIMVKAGDRVHAGQQIGVVGNEGQSTGPHLHFEVWGHPGRLGGAHQDPAKYLQGAAQPGGVTKPVARPTPTPSNGHILGVDVSYFQNGMSLKRAASEGLSFAIIRTSDGTHRDWAYQSHMRDAESAGMVTAAYHYCRNPREGTSIQQQVATSVNVMGDMKRPIWLDCETPAGLSAQHVQEFKTEFERRGVRVIGIYSYIPWWEGKTIGGEPETAPYGKVWLAHYGSNPDGSPAQVYAARGGNDSRYWNYPLGNQKPVLFQYGSKAEVAGFADVDVNAFRGTKDQLKDLFYGTHTAKKEDLDLSDIDKKRIKYSLDQFVGYGTNKNGEPTFNGWDFDHLVKVANDKLANGKGLTLVEMVARTMDKQHRQETAITHLSESFDELINAVTALNDSVAQLAGANPEVK, from the coding sequence ATGGTCACACACCCCATGAAGCAAGGCACCTACAGGGTGTCCAGCGGCTACGGGTCGCGCTGGGGAACCTTCCACGCTGGCCTAGACTTCGCAGCGCCCATAGGTACCCCGATTTACGCGGCAGCGGATGGTGTAGTAGTCCAAGGCAAAGAGCGCTATAACGTAGCGGGCTTCGGTAGCTGGATTTGGCTGGACTGCCAGCAATCCGTAGGCAAGGACTTCATCTACGGTCACGTGAAGCATGACGGCATCATGGTAAAAGCGGGCGACCGCGTTCATGCAGGCCAACAGATAGGTGTTGTCGGCAACGAAGGTCAGTCTACTGGCCCTCACCTGCACTTTGAAGTGTGGGGGCATCCTGGTCGCCTTGGTGGCGCTCACCAAGACCCCGCGAAGTATTTGCAGGGCGCGGCACAGCCGGGAGGGGTAACCAAACCAGTAGCACGGCCCACCCCGACACCTTCTAACGGCCATATTTTGGGTGTGGACGTGTCTTACTTCCAGAACGGTATGAGTCTGAAGCGCGCCGCCAGTGAGGGGTTGAGCTTCGCTATCATCCGCACCAGTGACGGCACGCACCGTGATTGGGCCTACCAGTCCCACATGCGGGATGCAGAGTCAGCAGGCATGGTCACCGCTGCATACCACTACTGCCGCAACCCGCGTGAAGGAACCAGCATCCAGCAGCAGGTAGCCACCTCCGTCAACGTCATGGGTGACATGAAGCGCCCCATCTGGCTGGATTGTGAAACCCCCGCCGGGCTATCCGCACAACACGTACAGGAATTCAAGACAGAGTTTGAACGCCGGGGCGTGCGCGTCATCGGCATCTACTCCTACATCCCCTGGTGGGAGGGAAAGACCATCGGCGGGGAGCCTGAAACCGCACCATACGGCAAAGTATGGCTCGCACACTACGGCTCCAACCCAGACGGTAGCCCCGCACAGGTCTACGCAGCCCGTGGCGGCAACGATTCCCGCTATTGGAACTACCCGCTGGGCAACCAAAAACCAGTGCTATTCCAATACGGCAGCAAAGCAGAAGTCGCCGGATTCGCAGACGTAGACGTAAACGCATTCCGAGGAACCAAAGACCAGCTCAAAGACCTGTTCTACGGCACTCACACAGCAAAGAAAGAAGATCTAGATTTGTCCGACATTGACAAGAAGCGCATCAAGTACTCCCTAGACCAATTCGTAGGCTACGGCACCAACAAAAACGGCGAGCCTACTTTCAACGGGTGGGATTTTGACCACCTAGTCAAGGTGGCGAATGACAAGCTCGCCAATGGCAAGGGGCTAACCCTAGTGGAGATGGTGGCCCGCACCATGGACAAGCAACATCGCCAAGAAACGGCGATTACGCACCTGTCTGAAAGCTTCGACGAACTCATTAATGCTGTCACCGCCCTTAACGATTCCGTGGCGCAGCTTGCAGGCGCAAACCCGGAGGTAAAGTAA
- a CDS encoding siphovirus ReqiPepy6 Gp37-like family protein, with amino-acid sequence MVADINESYSANPLNLMVHNNEYTQRHRMPGYIDVELNAEFGLNAGTGTVTIPADHKLAARIMQCDHDVVPVTAEFNGWRWTGRVESFEAAGKPGRETVTATLIDDKVQLGSVLAFANTRTGLALQGKRDHQAGPLESVVYHYLSENIARSGLPAYIVMPPKRVEDKSPRIDLSARMTNLDTLLRDILNQYDYDVECRMWWPGQPFPDGKVVPLVEGDRRERLHRLTHANIDQVFSPNDDPIQLPTKPGLIVAVRKVRERPHVRFSTRNGEVDSFTLSGKAPGAARQVVGGKSDDWVNETINLGIDFAIQGILTAIGGVAAGPVGALVGGAVGGIIKNQVEDTVLSFTDRTDVERAAQMGPFHLREGFTQSSAGTFTFDTSTLAERALLDAKGGKSVTMTMGHSISKVLGDDQRHSTGKIRYGYRIGDRVTFEEHLSGVVVSDIITGVTVKDNHDERMRISPRIGKRKNTSNPFIDFTDKMNKVTETVRDFGLAT; translated from the coding sequence ATGGTAGCTGACATTAACGAATCCTATAGCGCCAACCCGCTGAATCTTATGGTGCACAATAATGAGTACACGCAGCGGCACCGTATGCCCGGCTACATTGACGTAGAGCTAAACGCGGAGTTTGGGCTGAATGCTGGAACCGGTACTGTCACTATCCCCGCTGACCACAAGCTCGCGGCCCGCATCATGCAATGCGACCATGACGTTGTTCCTGTCACGGCAGAATTCAATGGGTGGCGGTGGACTGGCCGCGTGGAATCTTTCGAGGCCGCTGGCAAACCAGGCCGCGAGACTGTCACCGCCACACTGATTGATGACAAAGTGCAGCTAGGCAGCGTGCTGGCATTTGCTAATACTCGCACAGGGCTTGCATTGCAGGGCAAGCGTGACCACCAGGCAGGCCCACTAGAGTCTGTGGTGTACCACTACCTGAGTGAGAATATTGCCCGCTCTGGTCTACCCGCCTATATCGTCATGCCGCCTAAGCGGGTAGAAGACAAGTCTCCACGTATTGACCTATCGGCACGCATGACCAATCTGGATACTCTACTGCGAGACATTCTCAACCAGTATGACTATGACGTGGAATGCCGCATGTGGTGGCCGGGCCAACCCTTCCCCGATGGCAAGGTAGTTCCGCTGGTTGAGGGGGATAGGCGCGAGCGTCTACATAGGCTCACCCATGCGAACATTGACCAAGTATTTTCCCCCAACGATGACCCGATCCAACTACCCACAAAGCCGGGCCTAATCGTGGCAGTTCGCAAGGTGCGCGAGCGCCCACACGTAAGGTTCAGCACCCGTAATGGTGAAGTGGACTCATTCACCCTGTCCGGTAAAGCCCCCGGCGCTGCCCGCCAGGTGGTGGGTGGTAAGTCGGATGATTGGGTGAATGAGACGATTAACTTAGGTATTGACTTTGCTATTCAGGGCATTCTTACCGCGATTGGTGGAGTAGCCGCTGGCCCGGTTGGTGCTCTGGTGGGTGGTGCTGTGGGTGGCATCATCAAGAATCAGGTGGAGGATACGGTGTTGTCGTTCACGGATAGAACGGATGTTGAGCGGGCGGCACAGATGGGGCCGTTCCATCTACGTGAAGGCTTTACACAGTCCAGCGCGGGCACGTTCACGTTTGATACATCCACGTTGGCTGAGCGCGCCCTACTGGATGCTAAGGGTGGCAAGTCCGTCACTATGACGATGGGGCACAGTATTTCTAAGGTTCTGGGTGATGACCAGCGGCACAGTACCGGAAAGATTCGATACGGATACCGTATTGGTGACCGTGTGACCTTTGAAGAGCACCTATCGGGTGTGGTGGTGTCCGACATTATTACCGGTGTGACCGTGAAGGACAATCACGATGAGCGTATGCGCATCTCACCCCGCATCGGTAAGCGTAAGAACACGTCTAATCCGTTTATTGATTTCACTGACAAAATGAACAAGGTGACAGAGACCGTGCGCGACTTCGGCTTAGCGACCTAG
- a CDS encoding tape measure protein: MALEVGTLNARIQIDADGVSSALSNVKRDLADVKKSADKVENLDIKTKADTSGATKAKRATDNLASSADKAASASSKIKFPKDFTPDAERAKKSVDRVGDGLAGAAAKITKFTAATAGTAVVGGVAASLHKGFQRLDSIDQATAKLEALGNSGNDVQNIMDNALASVKGTSFGLGEAATVSANMVASGIAPGKELETVLGTVADTAAIAGTSMEDMGLIFGSVAARGKLQGDDMMQMLGRGIPVLQIVGEHLGKTSAEVSAMASDGEIDFQTFADAMESYVGGGAKRMGDTVSGALKNLGAAFGRVGAEAAKGAFSEAPAVISELTEQVDGLGAVVGPMAAEWSARLTPAIADAATAIIPQATAALGVLSDGVEVSLPLLQGLASAITSIPTPVLAAGLLTLTARNKGWTSALETSTGALKNWVGYAKSADGFGGKMASAFRNASGPMMVLGRETRMSARELSGMSRVAGTAMGGMQSFGGAVKGVASGAMSGFKSGVSGIINMLGGPWGLAIMGATTVLGILIDKHMEAKQAEQEHEQAQRDLRSSLDETTGAITEQTQELINKRLEESGATAAARELGMAQDTVRDAVNGNADAMREVKVATEGAIDAALQSSDTYQSMAKDMEKAGITADDVRDALLGNQDAMDKINGSSWAMWQGNQGLWSALSNEMEDTTGAAITLGKEVGNLNGDLESVKAAALQDKLNGLQKQVDKTASVFDKLGDDIVAVPDEKTIQVSSMAPKVKTELEELGLEVKRLDDGSGRVNIEFPEGQSILTTLDQLGAKVTALPDGRMDISDNADDVKQRLIDLGLAVKDETTGQVTITDNISDVIAREIEMGTAVTTNGDKTGHVHIFDNMADVMVGLEQLGFEASKDRNGNVIIADNTGDTMDRLKAMGIEAEKQRDGKVRITDNAEATRRHIQSTLSRERTNTVSEHMISITRRIKDIFERANGGIDKPVETYATGGHRDKNVDRAVARRANSNHEPSHQAQIAPAGAYRVWAEAETGGEAYIPMAPSKRGRSERILNEVARQFGYNLVDGETGMVQTFADGALLPASVVKHRLSYMDGTPYIFGGWSPAGVDCSGGVSLGVNALEGLDEWTERTGTANQAAFMRKRGWTPGRGHSGDNRVAFYNGGPGGGHTAMQLDDGTYIESGGNTGGGFTIGKTAGPLDGRGFTDWWYKPGAVRLTTEGLDSLDSLNGVVGAPGYSTVTGAMRGMVESTYSPDGGEAESRELNGGAGTLVKDGSFLELMAALYSKQTGTPMADDVVSWGTVVGLYSKESEKAQKKNAKDAEKTATKLEKIQDQLDKANEDLPLAEEDLRIKKMKRDEVYNKTNKKGEKTATDSQKAAADQSVAKAEKKVADTKAKIAKLEQEQKELEDEMKRLQSGADGLDIYGDLLTTTKGVGGTSGNKYADAIIKEGRRRGITDTGIKIALATAIVESGLKMYANNADPESLNFPYDAIGSDHDSVGLFQQRNNGAWGTTADRMDPAKSAGMFYDRLDDADYNQGDPGAHAQRVQGSAFPGRYATKMNEAQGYLDKYNSTKNAKITAMADGGILGGLRQAQINEGDSAVLWAEAGPEAYIPLSSDKRARSLDIWAETGKRLGVDVMSMLNFMASGLPGLMEGRLDFSTGETVSAERLGVNMDAAQYRTRRGAQATTQNAVGAVFNGPVQINDPKKYLQGQVDNAGKQLGMAMRSVLL; this comes from the coding sequence ATGGCGCTCGAAGTCGGTACCCTTAACGCCCGAATCCAGATTGATGCCGATGGGGTATCCTCTGCCCTCAGTAACGTCAAGCGTGACCTAGCAGATGTGAAAAAGTCCGCTGACAAGGTTGAAAACCTTGACATCAAGACCAAGGCGGACACCTCAGGTGCAACCAAGGCGAAGCGCGCCACAGACAATCTAGCAAGCTCTGCGGATAAGGCCGCGTCCGCCAGCTCTAAGATTAAGTTCCCTAAGGACTTCACCCCGGATGCGGAGCGGGCTAAAAAGTCGGTTGACCGTGTAGGTGATGGTCTTGCGGGTGCCGCCGCAAAAATCACGAAGTTTACCGCCGCGACCGCTGGCACCGCCGTGGTGGGTGGTGTTGCCGCCAGCCTACATAAGGGCTTCCAGCGCCTGGACTCCATCGACCAGGCCACCGCCAAGCTCGAAGCCCTGGGCAATAGTGGAAATGATGTGCAAAACATCATGGATAACGCGCTGGCCAGTGTGAAGGGAACCAGTTTTGGCTTGGGTGAAGCCGCCACCGTATCCGCCAACATGGTTGCTTCCGGTATCGCGCCGGGCAAGGAACTAGAAACTGTCCTTGGCACAGTGGCTGATACTGCCGCTATTGCTGGCACCTCTATGGAGGATATGGGCCTAATCTTTGGCTCCGTTGCGGCACGTGGCAAGTTGCAGGGCGATGACATGATGCAGATGCTGGGGCGTGGTATCCCAGTGCTGCAAATCGTGGGTGAGCATCTTGGCAAGACTTCTGCTGAGGTGTCTGCCATGGCATCCGATGGTGAGATTGATTTCCAAACCTTTGCGGATGCGATGGAGTCCTATGTGGGCGGCGGCGCGAAACGTATGGGCGATACTGTTTCGGGTGCGTTGAAGAATCTGGGGGCTGCGTTTGGTCGTGTGGGTGCTGAGGCCGCTAAGGGTGCTTTTTCTGAGGCACCGGCGGTTATTAGTGAGCTTACTGAGCAGGTTGATGGGTTGGGTGCTGTGGTTGGCCCTATGGCTGCTGAGTGGTCTGCGCGGTTGACCCCGGCGATTGCGGATGCGGCGACGGCTATCATTCCTCAGGCGACGGCAGCTTTGGGCGTGCTGTCCGACGGTGTTGAGGTGTCTTTGCCGCTTTTGCAGGGGTTGGCTTCTGCTATTACGTCTATCCCTACCCCTGTGCTGGCTGCTGGTCTGCTGACACTGACGGCGCGTAATAAGGGGTGGACTTCTGCGCTGGAAACGTCCACGGGTGCACTGAAAAACTGGGTGGGGTACGCCAAGAGCGCGGACGGCTTCGGCGGGAAGATGGCATCTGCTTTCCGTAACGCTTCCGGCCCAATGATGGTACTGGGCCGTGAGACTCGCATGTCTGCCCGTGAGCTGTCTGGAATGTCTCGTGTGGCTGGTACCGCGATGGGTGGCATGCAGTCTTTCGGCGGAGCGGTTAAGGGTGTGGCTAGTGGTGCCATGTCGGGCTTCAAGTCCGGCGTGAGTGGCATTATCAACATGCTTGGCGGGCCATGGGGTCTAGCCATCATGGGTGCCACCACCGTGCTGGGCATCCTCATTGATAAACACATGGAGGCTAAACAGGCTGAGCAAGAGCATGAGCAAGCACAGCGAGATTTGCGCTCCAGCCTGGATGAGACCACGGGCGCTATCACTGAGCAAACCCAAGAGCTGATTAACAAACGCCTAGAGGAATCCGGTGCTACCGCAGCAGCCCGCGAACTAGGCATGGCGCAGGACACTGTGCGCGACGCGGTAAACGGTAACGCGGATGCTATGCGCGAGGTCAAGGTAGCCACCGAAGGCGCTATCGACGCAGCCCTACAAAGCTCCGACACCTACCAGTCCATGGCAAAGGACATGGAAAAGGCTGGCATCACCGCCGACGATGTACGCGACGCACTGCTGGGCAACCAGGACGCAATGGACAAGATTAACGGCTCGTCTTGGGCTATGTGGCAGGGCAATCAAGGCCTTTGGTCTGCACTGTCTAATGAGATGGAGGATACTACCGGCGCAGCCATCACCCTTGGCAAGGAGGTTGGCAACCTCAATGGTGATTTGGAGTCTGTTAAGGCGGCTGCCCTCCAAGATAAGTTGAATGGCCTTCAAAAACAGGTTGACAAGACAGCCTCTGTGTTCGACAAGCTGGGTGACGATATTGTTGCCGTGCCGGATGAGAAGACAATTCAGGTATCCTCCATGGCCCCGAAGGTTAAGACTGAACTGGAAGAGCTGGGCCTAGAGGTCAAGCGCCTAGATGATGGTTCAGGCCGTGTGAACATCGAGTTCCCAGAGGGGCAATCAATTCTCACTACCCTTGACCAATTGGGGGCTAAGGTCACCGCATTGCCAGACGGGCGCATGGACATTAGCGACAATGCCGATGATGTTAAGCAACGCCTCATTGACCTTGGGCTGGCTGTCAAGGACGAAACTACTGGCCAGGTAACCATCACCGACAACATTAGCGACGTCATCGCCCGCGAAATCGAGATGGGTACTGCGGTCACCACCAACGGTGATAAGACCGGCCACGTCCATATTTTCGACAACATGGCCGACGTGATGGTGGGTCTCGAACAATTAGGCTTTGAGGCATCGAAAGACCGCAACGGCAACGTCATCATCGCTGACAACACCGGCGACACTATGGATCGCCTCAAAGCGATGGGTATTGAAGCGGAAAAGCAGCGCGACGGCAAGGTACGTATCACCGATAATGCGGAAGCTACCCGCCGTCATATTCAAAGCACTCTGTCCCGCGAGCGCACAAACACCGTATCTGAGCACATGATTAGCATTACGCGCCGCATCAAGGACATTTTCGAGCGGGCTAACGGCGGTATTGACAAGCCAGTCGAAACCTACGCTACGGGCGGGCACCGTGATAAGAATGTTGACCGTGCAGTGGCCCGCCGCGCTAACTCGAATCATGAGCCATCCCACCAAGCACAGATTGCCCCGGCAGGCGCATACCGTGTGTGGGCTGAGGCTGAAACCGGTGGTGAGGCTTATATCCCCATGGCCCCGTCTAAGCGTGGGCGTAGTGAGCGCATCCTGAATGAGGTTGCAAGGCAATTCGGATATAACCTAGTCGATGGGGAAACCGGGATGGTGCAAACGTTTGCCGATGGTGCCTTGCTGCCCGCATCTGTGGTGAAGCATCGCCTGTCCTACATGGACGGCACACCATACATCTTTGGCGGGTGGTCACCTGCTGGTGTGGATTGCTCTGGTGGTGTGTCCCTAGGGGTGAATGCCCTAGAGGGGCTGGACGAGTGGACAGAGCGAACTGGAACGGCAAACCAAGCCGCATTCATGCGCAAACGCGGCTGGACACCAGGACGCGGACACAGCGGAGACAACCGCGTCGCGTTCTACAACGGCGGGCCAGGTGGTGGACACACCGCAATGCAATTGGATGACGGAACCTACATCGAATCCGGCGGAAACACCGGCGGCGGCTTCACCATCGGCAAGACCGCAGGCCCCCTAGACGGGCGCGGCTTTACTGACTGGTGGTACAAGCCAGGTGCGGTACGCCTCACCACTGAGGGGTTGGACTCCCTGGACTCCCTCAACGGTGTTGTGGGCGCGCCGGGCTACAGTACCGTGACTGGTGCTATGCGCGGCATGGTGGAATCCACCTATAGCCCCGATGGTGGCGAGGCTGAATCCCGTGAGCTGAATGGCGGCGCGGGTACCCTCGTGAAAGACGGCTCATTCCTCGAATTGATGGCCGCACTGTACTCGAAGCAGACTGGCACCCCCATGGCCGATGATGTGGTTTCTTGGGGCACCGTCGTGGGCCTGTACTCCAAGGAATCCGAGAAGGCCCAGAAGAAGAATGCCAAGGACGCGGAAAAAACCGCTACTAAGCTGGAAAAAATTCAAGACCAGCTTGATAAAGCCAACGAGGATTTGCCGCTTGCTGAGGAAGACCTCCGCATCAAGAAGATGAAGCGCGATGAGGTTTACAACAAGACCAACAAGAAGGGCGAGAAGACCGCCACCGACTCACAAAAGGCGGCTGCTGACCAGTCTGTAGCTAAGGCTGAGAAGAAGGTGGCGGACACTAAGGCGAAGATTGCCAAGCTCGAACAAGAGCAAAAGGAACTCGAAGATGAGATGAAGCGCCTGCAATCCGGTGCAGACGGCCTAGACATTTACGGTGACCTACTGACCACCACGAAGGGCGTGGGTGGTACGTCCGGCAACAAGTATGCGGATGCCATCATCAAGGAAGGCAGGCGCAGGGGCATCACGGATACAGGTATCAAAATTGCTCTGGCGACCGCCATTGTGGAATCCGGCCTGAAGATGTACGCGAACAACGCTGACCCAGAATCGCTGAACTTCCCCTACGATGCGATTGGTAGCGACCATGACAGCGTGGGCTTATTCCAGCAGCGTAACAACGGCGCATGGGGTACAACCGCTGACCGTATGGACCCGGCCAAGTCTGCGGGCATGTTCTATGACCGCCTAGATGACGCTGATTACAACCAGGGCGACCCAGGCGCACACGCGCAGCGCGTGCAAGGCTCCGCATTCCCAGGCCGGTACGCCACCAAGATGAATGAAGCCCAAGGCTACCTGGATAAATACAACTCCACTAAGAACGCCAAGATTACTGCCATGGCAGACGGCGGCATCCTAGGAGGACTACGCCAAGCCCAGATTAATGAGGGTGATTCCGCTGTCCTGTGGGCAGAGGCAGGCCCAGAGGCGTATATCCCTCTGTCGTCTGATAAGCGTGCCCGTAGCCTGGATATTTGGGCTGAGACCGGTAAACGGTTGGGTGTGGATGTCATGAGCATGCTCAACTTCATGGCGTCCGGTTTACCGGGGCTTATGGAGGGGCGTCTCGATTTCTCCACTGGTGAGACAGTAAGCGCTGAGCGTCTTGGTGTGAATATGGATGCGGCTCAGTACCGTACGCGTCGTGGTGCACAGGCCACTACCCAGAATGCGGTGGGCGCGGTGTTCAATGGGCCGGTACAGATTAATGACCCGAAGAAGTATTTGCAGGGGCAGGTGGATAACGCGGGTAAGCAGCTAGGAATGGCGATGAGGAGTGTGCTGCTATGA